A genomic segment from Nocardia cyriacigeorgica GUH-2 encodes:
- a CDS encoding LppM family (lipo)protein produces MSPVQPSPDTTTPDAPVTSPRSPRPGIRVTAAVLLAALLVPVLAGCLRVQASMGVSSNDRVSGRIVAAVIPANPEDKGPQLKAPDTLATKMRVEPYSQDGYVGSQVFFDDLNFGEVQQLGQLSDQTQGMFQLQFQRTGDLVALDGRVDLKSVPPHGSDVQFSVAFPARVAKTNGNREGDSVVTWKLPPGDVTRLHAEVSYADPNTRSFAGWAGIVGGITLAVAAVVAAMAYVNRNPAPPNAPAPNFDLGRWWREVRSGR; encoded by the coding sequence ATGTCACCCGTGCAGCCGAGTCCCGACACCACGACGCCCGACGCTCCGGTCACCTCGCCGCGTTCGCCCCGCCCCGGGATCCGGGTGACGGCGGCCGTCCTGCTGGCGGCTCTGCTGGTGCCGGTGCTGGCCGGTTGCCTGCGGGTGCAGGCGTCGATGGGTGTTTCGTCCAACGACCGCGTCTCCGGACGTATCGTCGCCGCGGTGATCCCCGCCAACCCCGAGGACAAGGGCCCGCAGCTGAAGGCGCCGGACACCCTCGCCACCAAGATGCGGGTGGAGCCCTACAGCCAAGACGGTTACGTCGGCAGCCAGGTGTTCTTCGACGATCTGAACTTCGGTGAGGTGCAGCAGCTCGGCCAGCTGTCCGACCAGACCCAGGGCATGTTCCAGTTACAGTTCCAGCGCACCGGCGACCTGGTGGCCCTCGACGGCCGGGTGGACCTGAAATCGGTTCCGCCGCACGGCTCGGACGTGCAGTTCAGCGTCGCGTTCCCCGCTCGCGTGGCCAAGACCAACGGCAATCGTGAGGGCGATTCAGTGGTCACCTGGAAGCTGCCGCCGGGCGATGTGACCAGGCTGCACGCCGAGGTGAGCTACGCCGACCCGAATACCCGCTCGTTCGCGGGCTGGGCGGGCATCGTCGGCGGCATCACTCTCGCCGTCGCCGCGGTGGTCGCGGCCATGGCCTACGTCAACCGCAATCCGGCTCCGCCGAACGCGCCGGCACCGAACTTCGACCTCGGGCGATGGTGGCGCGAAGTGCGCAGCGGTAGGTAA
- a CDS encoding TerC family protein, with the protein MQVSTAVWIPTLILIAGLLLFDYVFHVRKAHTPTLREAAIWSGIYVGIAVLFGIGVLIFGGVQMGTEYFAGYVTEKALSVDNLFVFLVIIGSFRVPREDQQKVLLVGIVFSLVARTGFIFLGASLINAFAWVFYVFGLLLLVTAGNMLAPSETETRSADNLVIRVARRWFRTSPDYDGDKLFTVRDGKRMLTPMLLVMVAIGGTDVMFALDSIPAIFGLTQNVYVVFTVTAFSLMGLRQLYFLIDGLLDRLIYLSFGLAAILGFIGIKLILHALHENNLPFINHGEPVHVGEISTGASLLVILLVLVVTVVVSVVSPRGRAQQAVANARRHATDYLDLGYTADQAERDRIFGLLRSEEQRLRALPEKYRRRIRQEDELMQLLRDAHRRHDENVAMRSR; encoded by the coding sequence ATGCAGGTATCGACCGCGGTATGGATCCCGACCCTGATCCTGATCGCCGGGCTGCTGCTGTTCGACTATGTCTTCCACGTGCGCAAGGCGCACACCCCCACCCTGCGCGAGGCGGCGATCTGGTCGGGGATCTATGTGGGGATCGCGGTGCTGTTCGGGATCGGGGTGCTGATCTTCGGCGGCGTGCAGATGGGCACCGAGTACTTCGCGGGCTATGTCACCGAGAAGGCGTTGTCGGTGGACAACCTGTTCGTCTTCCTGGTCATCATCGGCAGTTTCCGGGTGCCGCGCGAGGACCAGCAGAAGGTACTGCTGGTCGGCATCGTGTTCTCGCTGGTGGCGCGGACCGGGTTCATCTTTCTCGGCGCCTCCCTGATCAATGCTTTCGCGTGGGTCTTCTACGTCTTCGGTCTGCTGCTGCTGGTGACGGCGGGAAATATGCTCGCGCCGTCGGAGACCGAGACCCGGTCGGCGGACAATCTCGTGATCCGGGTGGCGAGGCGATGGTTTCGCACCTCACCCGATTACGACGGCGACAAACTGTTCACCGTGCGCGACGGCAAGCGCATGCTCACCCCGATGCTGCTGGTGATGGTGGCCATCGGCGGCACCGACGTGATGTTCGCCCTCGATTCCATTCCGGCGATCTTCGGCCTCACCCAGAACGTCTATGTGGTGTTCACGGTGACGGCATTCTCGCTGATGGGGTTGCGGCAGCTGTACTTCCTGATCGACGGGCTGCTCGACCGGTTGATCTACCTGTCGTTCGGGCTGGCCGCGATCCTCGGATTCATCGGGATCAAGCTGATCCTGCACGCGCTGCACGAGAACAACCTGCCGTTCATCAACCACGGCGAGCCCGTGCACGTGGGTGAGATCAGTACCGGTGCGTCGCTGCTGGTGATCCTGCTCGTGCTGGTGGTCACCGTGGTGGTGTCGGTGGTGAGTCCGCGCGGACGGGCCCAGCAGGCGGTGGCCAACGCGCGCAGGCATGCCACCGACTACCTCGACCTCGGCTACACCGCCGACCAGGCCGAACGCGACCGGATCTTCGGCCTGCTGCGCAGTGAGGAGCAGCGGCTGCGCGCCCTGCCGGAGAAGTACCGGCGCCGGATCCGGCAAGAGGACGAACTGATGCAGCTGCTGCGCGATGCCCACCGCCGTCACGACGAGAACGTGGCGATGCGCAGCAGATAG
- a CDS encoding methylenetetrahydrofolate reductase — MTFDNVRGRSTPGRPSSTPPIVSATPSVVQSLRLHASRAVPFSVEFNPPRDAAGEARLWRAVRTFERMHPAFVSMTYGAGGSTKDRTVRVTGELAGETTLLPVAHLTAVGHSVAELRSLVGAYADSGIRNILVLRGDPPGDPLGEWHKHPEGVEYAEELVRIVRDLGDFHVGVASFPQGHHRSPDLDHDTRFLAAKLRAGAEYSITQMFFDVEHYLRLRDRLIAMDPVEGAKPIIPELMPITSLRTVKRAEELCGRPLPRAVIERLERAAGSGPEEDAAAVRAVGIEIATEMGQRLIDEGAPCLHFITLNFAKATSEVLTNLGYGVTAAPISA; from the coding sequence GTGACTTTCGACAACGTGCGGGGACGTTCGACCCCAGGCCGGCCGTCCTCGACGCCGCCGATCGTCTCGGCGACGCCCTCGGTGGTGCAGAGTCTGCGGCTGCACGCGAGCCGGGCGGTGCCGTTCTCCGTCGAGTTCAACCCGCCGCGCGACGCCGCCGGCGAGGCCCGGCTGTGGCGTGCGGTGCGCACCTTCGAACGCATGCATCCGGCGTTCGTGTCGATGACCTACGGCGCGGGCGGGTCCACCAAGGACCGCACCGTGCGCGTCACCGGTGAGCTGGCCGGCGAGACCACGCTGCTGCCGGTCGCCCACCTCACCGCCGTCGGGCACAGCGTCGCCGAGCTGCGCTCGCTGGTCGGCGCCTACGCCGACTCCGGGATCCGCAATATCCTCGTGCTGCGCGGCGACCCGCCCGGCGATCCGCTCGGCGAATGGCATAAGCACCCCGAGGGCGTCGAGTACGCCGAGGAACTGGTGCGCATCGTGCGCGATCTCGGCGATTTCCACGTCGGTGTCGCCTCGTTCCCGCAGGGGCATCACCGCTCGCCCGACCTGGACCACGACACCCGGTTCCTGGCGGCGAAACTGCGTGCGGGCGCGGAGTATTCGATCACCCAGATGTTCTTCGACGTGGAGCACTATCTTCGGCTGCGCGATCGCCTCATCGCCATGGACCCGGTCGAGGGCGCCAAGCCGATCATTCCCGAACTCATGCCGATCACCTCGCTGCGCACCGTCAAGCGCGCCGAGGAACTGTGCGGGCGGCCGCTGCCGCGTGCGGTGATCGAACGGCTCGAGCGCGCGGCGGGCAGCGGTCCCGAGGAGGACGCCGCCGCGGTGCGCGCGGTGGGCATCGAGATCGCCACCGAGATGGGCCAGCGGCTCATCGACGAGGGCGCGCCCTGCCTGCACTTCATCACCCTGAACTTCGCCAAGGCGACCAGCGAGGTGCTCACCAACCTCGGCTACGGCGTCACCGCGGCGCCGATCAGCGCCTGA
- a CDS encoding GNAT family N-acetyltransferase, translating into MTAVKPHHTPAPVVVDLSVTALRARLHDALAVYVAAMDYPRGTGHHRAPMWTEHTSRAGWQAVAAVIPDDSGYFDVRTSPIVAIGYGYRGAPHQWWQQQVYTGMRRSSWPEHSARELLSDYFELTELHVHPSAQGRGIGSTLLERLLRDRPERAVLLSTPEVDAEDNRAWRLYRRAGFGDVVRHFIFAGDTREFAILGRRLPL; encoded by the coding sequence ATGACCGCCGTCAAGCCACATCACACCCCCGCACCGGTCGTCGTCGACCTCTCGGTCACGGCGCTGCGCGCCCGGTTGCACGACGCGCTCGCGGTGTACGTCGCGGCGATGGATTATCCGCGCGGCACCGGACACCATCGCGCGCCCATGTGGACCGAGCACACCTCGCGCGCGGGCTGGCAGGCCGTGGCCGCGGTGATCCCGGACGACTCCGGCTACTTCGACGTGCGCACCTCGCCGATCGTGGCCATCGGCTACGGCTACCGGGGCGCGCCGCATCAGTGGTGGCAGCAGCAGGTCTATACGGGTATGCGCCGGTCGAGCTGGCCGGAGCATTCGGCGCGGGAGCTGCTGTCGGATTATTTCGAGCTCACCGAATTGCATGTGCATCCGTCGGCGCAGGGCCGCGGCATCGGGTCGACGCTGCTGGAGCGGCTGCTGCGGGACCGTCCCGAGCGCGCGGTGCTGCTGTCGACGCCGGAGGTCGACGCCGAGGACAACCGGGCCTGGCGGCTGTATCGCCGCGCCGGGTTCGGCGATGTGGTGCGGCATTTCATCTTCGCCGGCGATACCAGGGAGTTCGCCATCCTGGGCCGGCGGTTGCCGCTGTGA
- a CDS encoding phytoene desaturase family protein, whose product MTVVVVGSGHNALVAACYLARAGHRVEVLERDEVFGGAVSTVERFPGHLVDRGSSAHIMIRHTGIIEELELARFGLRYIDCDPWGFTPAGPEGGAPIVFHRDLDRTCASIAAACGERDADAYRRFVRDWGPRSARVMRAFGGGPTPGHLLRSFWGLDARAGGSALSHEFLQSGDALLDSLFDDERLKTSLAWFGAQSGPPMSEPGTAPMVGFAALMHTLPPGRAVGGSGALTSALVARLRSDGGVVTGGDAVRELRRDGDGWRVRTASGRELAARAVIAGTHILTTLDLLGAGGFDAATLADWRRRIRVGPGIGMVVRAATNALPSYPGSSAGESARGLQFLVAERRQLRAAHGAALAGALPPRPVVLAMSFSALDPSIAAPGEHQLSLWSQWHPYRLADGTDWAGHAEAEADRIIGEVDSYAPGFAGSVLRRFVQTPADLERELGLLGGNVMHVEMSLDQMMLWRPLPELSGQRVPGAPGLYLTGASTHPGGGVSGASGRTAARLVLRDQGRFARLRRR is encoded by the coding sequence ATGACCGTCGTTGTCGTCGGTTCCGGCCACAACGCGCTGGTCGCGGCCTGTTATCTGGCGCGGGCCGGGCACCGGGTGGAGGTGCTCGAGCGCGACGAGGTGTTCGGCGGTGCGGTGTCGACGGTCGAGCGCTTCCCGGGGCATCTGGTCGATCGCGGGTCCTCGGCGCACATCATGATCCGGCACACCGGCATCATCGAGGAGCTGGAGCTGGCGCGCTTCGGGCTGCGCTACATCGATTGCGATCCATGGGGTTTCACGCCCGCGGGCCCCGAGGGCGGCGCGCCGATCGTGTTCCATCGCGATCTGGACCGCACCTGCGCGTCGATCGCCGCGGCCTGCGGGGAACGCGACGCCGACGCCTACCGCCGGTTCGTGCGGGACTGGGGGCCGCGCAGCGCGCGGGTGATGCGCGCCTTCGGCGGCGGGCCCACACCCGGGCATCTGCTGCGCTCGTTCTGGGGGCTGGACGCGCGAGCCGGCGGTAGCGCGCTGTCGCACGAATTCCTGCAATCCGGAGACGCGCTGCTGGACAGCCTGTTCGACGACGAGCGGCTCAAGACCTCGCTGGCCTGGTTCGGCGCGCAGTCCGGGCCGCCCATGTCGGAGCCGGGTACCGCGCCGATGGTGGGGTTCGCGGCGCTGATGCATACGCTGCCGCCGGGTCGGGCCGTCGGCGGCAGCGGGGCGCTGACCTCGGCGTTGGTGGCGCGGCTGCGATCCGACGGCGGTGTGGTCACCGGCGGTGACGCGGTGCGCGAGCTGCGCCGCGACGGTGACGGCTGGCGGGTGCGCACGGCTTCCGGGCGGGAACTGGCGGCGCGCGCCGTCATCGCGGGCACGCACATTCTGACCACGCTGGATCTGCTGGGTGCGGGCGGTTTCGATGCTGCGACGCTGGCGGACTGGCGCCGGCGGATCCGGGTGGGTCCGGGCATCGGGATGGTGGTGCGCGCGGCGACGAACGCGCTGCCGTCGTATCCGGGCAGCTCGGCCGGGGAATCCGCGCGCGGGCTGCAATTCCTGGTGGCCGAGCGCAGGCAGTTGCGGGCCGCGCACGGTGCCGCGCTCGCCGGGGCGCTGCCGCCGCGTCCGGTGGTGCTGGCGATGAGCTTCAGTGCGCTGGACCCGAGTATCGCCGCGCCCGGCGAGCATCAGCTGTCGCTGTGGTCGCAGTGGCATCCCTACCGGCTGGCCGACGGCACTGACTGGGCGGGGCACGCCGAGGCCGAGGCCGACCGGATCATCGGCGAAGTCGATTCCTACGCACCCGGTTTCGCCGGGTCGGTGCTGCGCCGGTTCGTGCAGACGCCGGCCGATCTGGAGCGGGAGCTCGGGTTGCTCGGCGGCAATGTGATGCATGTGGAGATGTCGCTGGACCAGATGATGCTGTGGCGGCCGCTGCCGGAGCTGTCGGGACAGCGGGTGCCGGGCGCGCCGGGGCTGTATCTGACCGGCGCCTCGACCCATCCCGGCGGCGGCGTCTCCGGTGCCAGCGGGCGCACTGCGGCGCGGCTGGTGCTGCGTGATCAGGGCCGGTTCGCGCGGCTGCGCCGGCGATGA
- the rsmH gene encoding 16S rRNA (cytosine(1402)-N(4))-methyltransferase RsmH, with protein MREVEVNREQHGPRHVPVLLERADELLGPALGESGAVYLDATLGLGGHAEHFLRTYPQIRLVGLDRDTNALALAGERLRPYQDRISLVHTRYDGIADALAEAGLPATGSVSAILMDLGVSSMQLDETDRGFAYSVDAPLDMRMDPTTRPTAADVLNTYSHGDLARILKTYGEERFAGRIASEIVRRRQQRPFTTSAQLVELLYDTIPAATRRTGGHPAKRTFQALRIEVNGELESLRAALPAALNALRVGGRIVVMSYQSLEDRVVKHELAQRAASRTPVGLPVELPGMGPEFRLLTRGAEQATEAEIEDNPRAAPVRMRAAERIQEGA; from the coding sequence ATCCGGGAGGTCGAGGTGAACCGTGAACAGCACGGCCCGCGCCATGTCCCGGTCCTGCTCGAGCGCGCCGACGAATTGCTCGGGCCCGCGCTCGGTGAGTCCGGCGCCGTCTACCTCGACGCCACCCTCGGATTGGGCGGGCACGCCGAACATTTCCTGCGCACCTACCCGCAGATCCGGCTGGTCGGGCTCGACCGCGACACCAATGCTCTCGCGCTCGCCGGCGAGCGGTTGCGGCCGTACCAGGACCGAATCAGCTTGGTGCACACCCGATACGACGGCATCGCCGACGCCCTCGCCGAAGCGGGCCTGCCCGCCACCGGCTCGGTCAGCGCCATCCTGATGGACCTGGGTGTCTCGTCGATGCAACTGGACGAGACCGACCGCGGCTTCGCCTACTCGGTGGACGCCCCGCTGGACATGCGGATGGACCCGACCACCAGGCCCACCGCCGCCGATGTGCTCAACACCTACAGCCACGGCGATCTGGCCCGGATCCTGAAAACCTATGGCGAGGAACGCTTCGCCGGCCGGATCGCCAGTGAGATCGTGCGGCGCAGGCAGCAGCGGCCGTTCACCACCAGCGCCCAGCTGGTCGAACTGCTCTACGACACCATCCCCGCCGCCACCCGGCGCACCGGCGGACACCCGGCCAAACGCACCTTCCAGGCGCTGCGGATCGAGGTCAACGGTGAACTGGAATCGCTGCGGGCCGCACTGCCCGCGGCGCTTAACGCGCTGCGCGTGGGTGGCCGGATCGTGGTCATGTCGTATCAGTCGCTCGAGGACCGCGTCGTCAAACACGAACTGGCCCAGCGTGCGGCCTCGCGCACGCCGGTCGGCCTGCCGGTGGAACTGCCGGGGATGGGGCCGGAATTCCGGCTGCTCACCCGGGGCGCCGAACAGGCCACCGAAGCAGAGATCGAGGACAACCCGCGCGCCGCCCCGGTGCGGATGCGCGCAGCGGAACGGATTCAGGAGGGTGCATGA
- the mraZ gene encoding division/cell wall cluster transcriptional repressor MraZ, with product MFLGTYTPRLDDKGRLTLPAKFRDDLAGGLMVTKGQDHSLAVYPKEEFTALARRAAAASRSNPQARAFVRALAAGTDEQRPDAQGRIVLSADHRRYANLSRDCVVIGSVDFLEIWDKQAWESYLAEHEEDYAQARDESLGGIF from the coding sequence TTGTTTCTCGGTACCTACACACCTCGATTGGACGACAAAGGGCGACTCACGTTGCCTGCGAAGTTTCGAGACGATCTGGCGGGAGGGTTGATGGTCACGAAGGGGCAGGACCACAGCCTGGCCGTGTACCCCAAAGAGGAGTTCACCGCGCTCGCGCGGCGGGCCGCGGCGGCGTCTCGAAGCAATCCGCAGGCACGGGCTTTCGTCCGGGCTCTCGCGGCAGGCACGGACGAACAGCGTCCGGACGCTCAGGGCCGGATCGTGCTGTCGGCCGACCATCGTCGCTACGCCAACCTGTCACGGGACTGCGTGGTGATCGGCTCGGTCGACTTCCTCGAAATATGGGACAAGCAGGCGTGGGAGTCCTACCTCGCCGAACACGAGGAGGACTACGCACAAGCGAGAGACGAGTCGCTGGGCGGGATCTTCTAG
- a CDS encoding DUF3040 domain-containing protein, which translates to MPLSEHEQRMLEQIESALYAEDPKFASSVRGGRLRTTSSRRRLQAAALFVLGLFLLVAGIAAPVKPGGFPIISLIGFIVMFGAGVLLLLGGSKKAGGSDRGGDAPSSGPSGPGSGGRGRQRRSGGFSERMEDRFRRRFEQE; encoded by the coding sequence GTGCCACTCTCCGAGCACGAGCAGCGCATGCTCGAACAGATCGAGAGCGCGCTCTATGCTGAGGATCCGAAGTTCGCCTCGTCCGTCCGCGGCGGACGCCTTCGTACGACCTCGAGTAGACGCAGACTTCAGGCCGCCGCCTTGTTCGTCCTCGGCCTGTTCCTACTCGTCGCAGGTATCGCCGCGCCGGTGAAGCCGGGCGGCTTCCCGATCATCAGCTTGATCGGATTCATCGTCATGTTCGGTGCCGGAGTGCTGCTGCTGCTCGGTGGCTCCAAGAAGGCCGGCGGCAGCGACCGCGGCGGCGACGCGCCGTCGAGCGGTCCGTCCGGTCCCGGCTCCGGTGGACGCGGGCGTCAGCGCCGCTCCGGCGGCTTCTCCGAGCGCATGGAAGATCGCTTCCGCAGAAGGTTCGAGCAGGAGTAA
- a CDS encoding glycosyltransferase produces the protein MPGETRVVSAIRVGTGIAVAGCAVAMGNLLTMRRLRPGPPVDETVAVCVPARNEAERLPELIEDLRAQTGVPGLWVLILDDGSTDDTEAAARHAAGDDPRITVLRGDDEPEPGWTGKAAACARLAEAAAATGATVLVFIDADVRLAPAAIAAAVTELRARRFALVSPWPRQLAHSPAERLVQPLLCWSWATTLPVVLAERGTRPSMAVACGQFLAFDAADYRAIGGHAAVAGSVTEDLDIARALRRHGMRTAVVAAGSMARTRMYRDEAELEAGYTRWLWSAYGGSAAGGLAVGAVAGLAYWLPPLAALAGHGRVRRIGLLGYTAAVAGRIVAGCLDSGTAPGRDEVVAACAHPASVAAYLYLWTRSRRARRQHALMWKGRALTP, from the coding sequence ATGCCTGGCGAGACGCGGGTGGTGTCGGCGATTCGGGTGGGTACCGGGATCGCGGTTGCGGGTTGCGCTGTGGCGATGGGGAATCTGCTGACGATGCGCCGGTTGCGCCCGGGCCCGCCGGTGGACGAGACCGTGGCCGTCTGCGTTCCGGCACGCAATGAGGCCGAGCGGTTGCCGGAGCTGATCGAGGATCTGCGCGCACAGACCGGCGTGCCCGGGCTGTGGGTGCTGATCCTGGACGACGGGTCGACGGACGATACGGAAGCGGCGGCCCGGCACGCGGCGGGCGACGACCCGCGCATCACGGTGCTGCGCGGCGACGACGAGCCCGAACCGGGCTGGACCGGTAAGGCCGCCGCCTGTGCCCGGCTGGCCGAAGCCGCCGCGGCGACCGGCGCCACGGTACTGGTCTTCATCGATGCCGATGTGCGGCTGGCACCTGCGGCGATCGCCGCCGCGGTGACGGAATTGCGCGCACGCCGTTTCGCGCTGGTCTCGCCTTGGCCCCGGCAGCTCGCGCACTCCCCCGCCGAACGCCTGGTCCAGCCCTTGCTGTGCTGGTCGTGGGCCACGACGCTGCCGGTGGTGCTCGCCGAGCGCGGCACGCGTCCCTCGATGGCGGTGGCGTGCGGGCAGTTCCTCGCTTTCGACGCGGCGGATTACCGGGCGATCGGCGGGCATGCGGCGGTGGCGGGCAGCGTCACCGAGGACCTCGATATCGCCAGGGCCTTGCGGCGCCATGGGATGCGCACTGCTGTGGTCGCGGCCGGATCGATGGCACGCACCCGCATGTACCGCGACGAGGCAGAGCTGGAGGCCGGCTACACGCGGTGGCTGTGGTCGGCATACGGCGGGTCGGCGGCCGGTGGTCTCGCGGTGGGAGCCGTTGCCGGCCTGGCCTATTGGCTGCCGCCGCTGGCCGCGCTCGCCGGACACGGGCGGGTGCGCCGGATCGGCCTGCTCGGTTATACGGCCGCCGTCGCGGGGCGCATCGTGGCCGGCTGTCTGGACAGCGGTACGGCGCCCGGTCGCGACGAGGTCGTTGCCGCGTGTGCGCATCCGGCGTCGGTCGCGGCCTACCTCTACCTCTGGACCCGGTCACGGCGAGCCCGACGACAGCACGCGCTGATGTGGAAGGGGCGCGCACTCACGCCGTGA
- a CDS encoding DUF1684 domain-containing protein yields MTTGLTSFATDWAAWRTEREAVLRDPLGFLSLTALHWLTDRPERLPGVPGTWWVIEDRVFVAAKPGDRLDHDGERIGGVHIVVADEGAPGALIRHEQRVLEVIRRGGRSAVRVHDPAAPTLATFAGVPAYAPDERWVVRGRFEAFGEPATITTGAVVAGLEHRHRAAGVIEFTVGAVTEWVVAFGTPEALRVLFTDATSGITTYPAARLLEVGAADDDGTVVLDFNRALNLPCAFTDYATCPVAPAQNRLRVAIEAGEQDPRLGAAR; encoded by the coding sequence ATGACCACCGGCCTCACTTCGTTCGCCACCGACTGGGCCGCCTGGCGCACCGAACGCGAAGCGGTCCTGCGTGACCCACTCGGTTTCCTCAGCCTGACCGCCCTGCACTGGCTCACCGACCGGCCCGAGCGATTGCCCGGGGTGCCCGGCACCTGGTGGGTCATCGAGGACCGGGTGTTCGTCGCCGCCAAACCCGGCGACCGGCTCGATCACGACGGCGAACGCATCGGCGGCGTGCACATCGTCGTCGCGGACGAGGGGGCGCCGGGCGCGCTCATCCGGCACGAGCAGCGGGTGCTCGAGGTGATCCGGCGCGGCGGGCGATCGGCTGTGCGGGTACACGATCCGGCCGCGCCGACCCTGGCCACCTTCGCCGGTGTGCCCGCGTACGCACCCGACGAACGGTGGGTGGTGCGTGGGCGGTTCGAGGCATTCGGCGAGCCGGCCACGATCACCACGGGGGCGGTGGTGGCTGGGCTCGAACACCGTCATCGGGCGGCCGGCGTCATCGAATTCACCGTCGGCGCGGTAACCGAATGGGTCGTCGCCTTCGGCACCCCCGAGGCATTGCGGGTGCTGTTCACCGACGCCACCAGCGGCATCACCACCTACCCCGCGGCACGCCTGCTCGAAGTGGGAGCCGCCGACGACGATGGCACCGTAGTGCTGGACTTCAATCGCGCGCTCAACCTGCCGTGCGCCTTCACCGACTACGCGACCTGCCCGGTGGCGCCCGCGCAGAACCGGCTGCGGGTGGCGATCGAGGCGGGCGAGCAGGATCCACGGCTCGGCGCTGCGAGGTGA
- a CDS encoding SAV_6107 family HEPN domain-containing protein — protein MSGRNVHPGRPGRAGMLLRRADGLLMEAAGEHDPRERFRTAYLAALRGAGAVLAATGADAAPRARSRNAWVMLQRAAPEFVMWADYFSAHSETRAALEAGLPREIGHTQADEFYSRVGAFLHDVEDLIAPAARLRGPAEPELRIGPRVIGE, from the coding sequence ATGTCTGGTCGAAACGTTCATCCGGGCCGGCCCGGGCGTGCGGGCATGTTGTTGCGGCGCGCCGACGGGCTCTTGATGGAAGCCGCGGGGGAGCACGATCCCCGCGAGCGTTTCCGCACCGCCTACCTGGCCGCCCTGCGCGGTGCGGGTGCGGTGCTGGCGGCCACCGGCGCCGATGCCGCGCCGCGCGCCCGCTCCCGCAACGCCTGGGTCATGCTGCAACGCGCCGCCCCGGAATTCGTGATGTGGGCCGACTACTTCAGCGCCCATTCCGAGACCCGCGCCGCGCTCGAGGCCGGCCTGCCCCGCGAGATAGGCCACACCCAGGCCGACGAGTTCTACTCGCGGGTCGGTGCGTTCCTGCACGACGTGGAGGATTTGATCGCGCCCGCGGCCCGATTACGTGGTCCGGCCGAGCCGGAGTTGCGGATCGGCCCGCGAGTTATCGGCGAGTAG
- a CDS encoding carotenoid biosynthesis protein yields MSGVGPRAGRTVSANDRRWFGRITVDPRPAAGALVPGVLAVLWVLSQIAYPLTGGAARDRVTVLVVALAAATALTHAAYTRGPRYAVGVLVILSGTGLLAEIIGTATGMPFGCYDYATDRLGPALAGVPLVVPLAWTGGVYPIWVVAGLLARRVWQRIPVTAVGAVGWDLFLDPQMVADGHWRWCVTDAGLPGVEHIPLTNYLGWLLVGIVMAVLLTGWERTAPRRRGGDAVPVAMFAWTWLGSTLAHAVFLDLPASAWYGAVGMGLLGVPLLVRLIRDARAASGRRSG; encoded by the coding sequence ATGAGCGGGGTCGGGCCGCGGGCGGGTCGCACCGTGAGCGCCAACGACCGCCGATGGTTCGGGCGGATCACGGTCGATCCCCGGCCGGCTGCCGGTGCACTGGTCCCCGGCGTGCTCGCGGTGCTGTGGGTGCTCAGTCAGATCGCGTATCCGTTGACCGGCGGCGCCGCCCGCGACCGGGTGACGGTGCTGGTGGTGGCGCTGGCGGCCGCGACCGCGTTGACCCACGCCGCCTACACCCGCGGCCCGCGTTATGCCGTCGGCGTGCTGGTCATCCTGTCCGGCACCGGTCTGCTCGCCGAGATCATCGGCACCGCCACCGGAATGCCGTTCGGCTGTTACGACTACGCCACCGATCGGCTGGGTCCCGCTCTGGCCGGCGTGCCGCTGGTGGTGCCGCTGGCCTGGACCGGCGGGGTGTATCCGATCTGGGTGGTGGCCGGATTGCTGGCCAGGCGGGTGTGGCAGCGGATTCCGGTCACCGCGGTGGGCGCGGTGGGGTGGGATCTGTTCCTGGACCCGCAGATGGTGGCCGACGGCCACTGGCGGTGGTGTGTCACCGATGCGGGACTGCCGGGCGTCGAACACATTCCGCTCACCAACTATCTGGGCTGGCTGCTGGTCGGGATCGTGATGGCGGTGCTGCTCACCGGCTGGGAACGCACGGCACCGCGGCGCCGTGGCGGGGACGCGGTGCCGGTGGCGATGTTCGCGTGGACCTGGCTCGGATCGACGCTGGCGCACGCGGTGTTCCTGGATCTACCCGCCTCGGCCTGGTACGGCGCGGTGGGCATGGGCCTGCTCGGGGTGCCGTTGCTGGTGCGGTTGATTCGCGATGCGCGCGCAGCGTCCGGCCGCCGGTCCGGCTGA